One stretch of Leptospira mtsangambouensis DNA includes these proteins:
- a CDS encoding NADase-type glycan-binding domain-containing protein — translation MRSPSPKTYLLIIAICLPIFAEPLNPPSLTSSSQLLPKTKKYTPIFAMDGKLKTSWVEGANGEGIGETLQIKYKSPINFRSLSIYNGFGDPKLWAANNRIKKLKISTEDGNEEIVTLKDSLSLQMIEFKSELRAKEISLTIQEVYKGTNTENTAIAELTFNSEQAGSALVPPKNTWAIGKWKTKSNIARIQLHNDGTCEMGYETAKMLCTWTEKGDKVIVSLEATLPLTNTDILEIKRRGNPSDPTLEINGKHEFISNRDGV, via the coding sequence ATGCGTAGTCCAAGTCCAAAAACTTATCTTTTAATAATCGCCATTTGTCTGCCCATTTTTGCAGAACCTCTCAATCCTCCAAGCCTCACCTCTTCGAGTCAACTCCTACCAAAAACAAAAAAATACACACCCATCTTTGCTATGGATGGAAAACTCAAAACCAGCTGGGTCGAAGGAGCAAATGGAGAAGGGATTGGGGAAACTTTACAGATCAAATACAAATCACCTATCAATTTTCGTTCCCTTTCCATCTACAATGGGTTTGGTGATCCTAAACTTTGGGCCGCAAACAATCGAATCAAAAAACTAAAAATATCTACCGAAGACGGAAATGAAGAAATCGTAACTTTAAAGGATAGCTTGTCTCTGCAAATGATTGAATTCAAATCGGAACTTCGGGCAAAAGAAATTTCTCTCACCATCCAAGAAGTATATAAAGGAACCAATACAGAAAACACAGCCATTGCCGAACTCACTTTCAATTCAGAACAAGCGGGATCGGCCCTTGTCCCTCCCAAAAATACTTGGGCCATTGGAAAGTGGAAAACCAAATCCAATATTGCAAGGATCCAACTCCATAACGATGGAACTTGTGAAATGGGATACGAAACCGCAAAGATGTTATGTACTTGGACAGAAAAAGGGGATAAGGTCATTGTTAGCCTAGAAGCAACTCTTCCTCTCACTAACACTGATATTTTAGAAATCAAACGCAGAGGAAATCCTTCTGATCCAACTCTCGAGATCAACGGAAAACATGAATTTATTTCTAACAGGGATGGGGTATAA
- the cutA gene encoding divalent-cation tolerance protein CutA translates to MEDSSEYYTVYVTFASEEEAKQIAKVVVTDRLAACANIIKGMQSVYIWNSVLEESEETVGLFKTTKDKSEVLVQRIKELHSYDTPCIVIWPIVSGNPDYLDWIRNSL, encoded by the coding sequence ATGGAAGATTCATCGGAATACTACACTGTCTATGTTACATTTGCTTCCGAAGAAGAAGCGAAACAAATTGCTAAGGTTGTTGTTACAGATCGATTGGCTGCTTGTGCCAATATCATCAAAGGCATGCAGTCAGTTTACATTTGGAATTCTGTTTTAGAAGAATCAGAGGAAACGGTTGGATTATTCAAAACAACCAAGGACAAATCGGAAGTTTTGGTGCAGAGGATCAAAGAATTACATTCTTATGATACTCCCTGCATTGTCATTTGGCCAATTGTTTCTGGAAATCCAGACTATTTGGATTGGATTCGAAACTCTTTATAA
- a CDS encoding DegT/DnrJ/EryC1/StrS family aminotransferase, producing MSTETIQRPVRKEKDIEFFKPTLSREDLKGVLECLVDEHLSTGEIVERFEKTFCHTFKIKHAISSNSLTSAYHLALLALGVKAGDSVLLSSYAPISALDAIFLLQAKPVLVDLKRNSFHPCPEEFLRKKNESGARFALFDHSFGSLIRLSDYSIEGLEVVEDFTEAIGATSETITVGKQSKIAICGLSAENIITTGNGAMIITSEVSLSNAVKSYKSGSSAKRNFGEPKYDYNLVDYQAALGIEQLSKLGVILERKKKIASAYLQAVQNSRLETYFQNPTEDTFQRFPIVVSGQNYEEIQRYFKSIHIGTQRTVDEPLHRVLEENPLEFPNAERLFQRGHCIPIYPNLTKDNVQRIATAIRRIY from the coding sequence ATGAGCACCGAAACAATACAAAGACCCGTTCGAAAAGAAAAAGATATCGAATTTTTTAAACCGACCCTATCTCGGGAAGACCTAAAAGGTGTTTTAGAATGTCTCGTGGACGAACACCTTTCTACCGGCGAAATCGTAGAAAGATTTGAAAAAACCTTCTGCCATACTTTCAAAATCAAACATGCCATTTCTTCTAATTCCCTCACTTCGGCATATCACTTAGCATTACTTGCGTTAGGTGTAAAAGCAGGAGACTCCGTTTTACTTTCTAGTTACGCTCCGATTTCGGCACTAGATGCGATTTTTCTTTTACAAGCCAAACCAGTGCTTGTGGATTTGAAACGAAACTCCTTTCATCCTTGCCCAGAAGAATTCCTTCGCAAAAAAAATGAATCGGGTGCAAGATTTGCTCTATTTGATCATAGTTTTGGATCACTCATTCGTCTCAGTGATTATTCCATCGAAGGTTTGGAAGTGGTAGAAGACTTTACCGAAGCCATTGGCGCCACCTCAGAAACCATTACTGTTGGGAAACAATCCAAAATCGCAATCTGTGGCCTCAGCGCCGAAAACATCATCACTACTGGAAACGGTGCGATGATCATCACTTCTGAAGTTTCTCTTTCGAATGCAGTGAAATCTTATAAGTCTGGATCATCCGCCAAACGTAACTTTGGTGAACCTAAGTATGATTACAATTTAGTGGATTACCAAGCCGCACTTGGAATTGAACAACTTTCCAAACTCGGTGTTATCTTAGAACGTAAGAAAAAGATTGCTTCTGCGTATTTACAAGCAGTTCAAAATTCAAGATTGGAAACTTATTTTCAAAATCCAACTGAAGATACATTCCAAAGATTTCCCATTGTTGTTTCAGGACAAAACTACGAAGAGATCCAAAGGTATTTTAAATCCATTCATATTGGAACACAAAGAACAGTAGATGAACCTCTTCATCGAGTGTTGGAAGAAAATCCTTTGGAATTCCCCAATGCAGAACGTCTTTTCCAACGCGGACATTGTATACCGATTTATCCTAACCTAACAAAAGATAATGTACAACGGATTGCGACAGCCATCCGACGCATCTATTGA
- a CDS encoding SH3 domain-containing protein — translation MSGYKYLLYTLLALFVSPIFSENHWDHYIHEKTAGSTYLTFGDNINLRESNNINAKVLKKLSIGDSVKIITKTNQILEQNSVKEYWYQVQLEKEIGYVWGGLLADYSFEWNDKTILARNLGIQVGKLELKLIQKNQLLAQGTWDVGPMSNEGWDHTIYQPSSFSPAPVAIFGLKYLVFSEIEYGYTNEQIFTLDKDLKFISQFSWNPGACDPPSCAESWLVLPTETLPADKKINRKVTKGKPNTIIELTHSFDIDDESSHEYYQSEYIWNGTTFQKKEN, via the coding sequence ATGTCGGGTTACAAATATTTACTCTACACTCTACTCGCACTTTTTGTTTCACCCATCTTTTCTGAAAACCATTGGGATCACTACATTCACGAAAAAACTGCCGGCTCCACCTATTTAACATTTGGCGACAATATCAACTTAAGAGAATCAAACAATATAAATGCGAAAGTTTTAAAGAAACTTTCTATTGGGGATTCCGTCAAAATTATCACAAAAACGAACCAAATCCTAGAACAGAATTCAGTAAAAGAATATTGGTACCAAGTCCAATTGGAAAAAGAAATTGGATATGTTTGGGGAGGGTTACTTGCTGATTATTCTTTTGAATGGAATGATAAAACAATATTAGCACGCAACCTAGGCATCCAGGTAGGAAAACTGGAATTAAAACTAATCCAAAAAAATCAATTGTTGGCACAAGGCACTTGGGATGTTGGACCAATGAGCAACGAAGGTTGGGATCATACGATCTACCAACCTTCTTCTTTTTCTCCTGCCCCTGTTGCAATTTTTGGATTAAAGTATCTCGTATTTTCTGAGATAGAATACGGATACACAAACGAACAAATATTTACATTGGACAAAGACTTAAAATTTATTTCACAGTTTTCTTGGAATCCTGGTGCTTGTGACCCACCTTCTTGTGCTGAATCATGGCTCGTACTTCCGACTGAAACTTTACCAGCAGATAAAAAAATTAACCGTAAAGTCACAAAAGGAAAACCCAATACAATCATCGAACTAACTCATAGTTTCGATATCGATGATGAAAGTTCTCATGAATATTACCAATCCGAATACATTTGGAATGGAACCACTTTTCAAAAAAAGGAAAATTAA
- a CDS encoding valine--pyruvate transaminase: protein MPNPTLSLWASRLRQNQGIRSLMEDLGQVTGHPDEILLGGGNPAHIPEAEEIFAEAFQTLAKDPKLGALLGDYQAPIGNDRFRSLAAEYLSPHLGYDLRKGNIAFFNGSQNAYSYLLNIHSGKMLDGIFKKILLPIVPEYIGYADQSIEADAFLATDPEVIPTGNHRFRYGLNKTEFDLSKVGCVALSRPTNPTGNILSNKDIEWMEERTKKQNLPLLIDLAYGNPFPNLIGSEEPIHYREGRTLSLSFSKIGLPGVRLGMIVSDPDTIETLSSYAAVGNLAVGNLGVYLMDILFRKDILTNLSKNILRPFYDQKRELALSIFESEFKKHGVEYEIHDPLGGFFLWIRFPNMSVNNHKLYHLCKDKRLFIVSGHYFFPGLNSDFSHTQDCIRLTYCRPEEELARGAHILAEIVASHQTKSE, encoded by the coding sequence ATGCCGAATCCTACCCTTTCCCTTTGGGCTAGTCGCCTCCGCCAAAACCAAGGAATCCGTTCCCTAATGGAAGATTTGGGCCAGGTGACGGGCCATCCCGATGAAATTCTCTTGGGAGGGGGAAATCCGGCCCATATCCCGGAAGCCGAAGAAATTTTTGCCGAAGCCTTTCAGACTCTCGCAAAAGATCCTAAACTTGGGGCCTTACTCGGAGACTACCAAGCTCCGATCGGGAATGATCGTTTTCGTTCCCTTGCTGCCGAGTATCTCTCACCTCATTTAGGTTATGATCTAAGGAAAGGCAATATTGCCTTTTTTAACGGCAGTCAAAATGCTTACTCCTATTTACTCAACATTCATTCAGGAAAGATGTTGGATGGTATTTTTAAAAAAATTCTTTTACCGATCGTTCCAGAATACATCGGTTATGCGGACCAATCCATCGAAGCAGATGCATTTTTGGCTACCGATCCAGAAGTGATTCCGACAGGAAATCATAGGTTTCGATACGGTTTAAACAAAACAGAGTTTGATCTTTCCAAGGTTGGTTGTGTGGCCTTGTCTCGCCCCACAAATCCCACGGGAAATATTTTATCAAACAAAGACATTGAATGGATGGAAGAAAGAACCAAAAAACAAAATCTTCCCCTCCTGATTGATTTAGCTTATGGGAATCCATTCCCAAATTTAATTGGATCGGAAGAACCAATTCATTACCGGGAAGGGAGAACTCTCTCCCTTAGTTTTTCTAAAATTGGACTCCCAGGGGTTCGTTTGGGGATGATTGTTTCCGATCCTGATACCATAGAGACCCTTTCCTCTTACGCTGCTGTAGGGAATCTTGCTGTGGGAAATTTAGGTGTTTATCTGATGGATATCCTATTTCGTAAAGACATCCTCACCAACCTTTCAAAAAACATCTTACGTCCGTTTTATGACCAAAAAAGAGAACTGGCACTCTCCATTTTCGAATCGGAATTCAAAAAACATGGAGTCGAGTATGAAATCCATGATCCTTTGGGTGGATTTTTTCTTTGGATTCGATTCCCCAACATGTCAGTCAACAACCATAAACTTTACCACCTTTGTAAAGATAAACGGCTCTTCATTGTTTCAGGACATTATTTCTTTCCAGGTTTAAACTCAGATTTTTCGCATACTCAAGATTGCATACGTTTGACATATTGTCGTCCAGAAGAAGAATTAGCCAGGGGAGCCCATATCCTTGCGGAAATTGTGGCCTCTCACCAGACGAAATCCGAATGA
- the ilvC gene encoding ketol-acid reductoisomerase, whose amino-acid sequence MANIYYDDSCDLNLLKGKTIAVIGYGSQGHAQAQNMKDSGLKVIIGLRDGSKSVKEAKEAGFEVYNVAEAAKKADIIQILAPDTIQADMYKADIEPNLTEGKALVFSHGFNIHYDLITPPKNVDVYMVAPKGPGHLVRRVYTEGGGVPCLIAIYQDATGQAKARALAHASGVGGGRAGILETSFREETETDLFGEQVVLCGGVANLIMSGFETLTEAGYDPEIAYFECLHEVKLITDLIYEGGLARMRYSISDTAEYGDYISGPRIIDAGVKARMKDVLTDIQKDKGAAFAKRWMADTKAGYPEYKKLKEKNAAHPIEAVGTKLRSMMKWLAK is encoded by the coding sequence ATGGCAAATATCTATTACGACGACAGTTGCGATCTAAATCTCCTTAAAGGTAAAACCATTGCAGTGATTGGCTACGGAAGCCAAGGTCACGCCCAAGCTCAAAACATGAAAGATTCTGGTTTGAAAGTCATTATTGGACTTCGCGATGGATCTAAATCAGTAAAAGAAGCCAAAGAAGCTGGCTTTGAAGTGTACAATGTTGCGGAAGCTGCAAAAAAAGCAGACATCATCCAAATCCTTGCTCCAGACACAATCCAAGCTGACATGTATAAGGCGGATATTGAACCAAACCTTACTGAAGGAAAGGCTCTTGTATTCTCTCATGGATTTAACATCCATTACGATCTCATCACTCCTCCTAAAAACGTAGACGTGTATATGGTAGCACCGAAAGGTCCAGGACACTTAGTTCGCCGTGTTTACACAGAAGGTGGTGGAGTTCCTTGTTTAATTGCAATTTACCAAGATGCAACTGGCCAAGCAAAAGCTCGCGCCCTCGCTCACGCAAGTGGAGTAGGCGGAGGAAGAGCTGGAATTTTAGAAACATCTTTCCGTGAAGAAACAGAAACTGACCTTTTTGGGGAACAAGTAGTTCTTTGTGGTGGTGTTGCGAACCTCATTATGAGTGGATTCGAAACACTAACAGAAGCAGGTTACGATCCAGAAATCGCTTACTTCGAATGTTTACATGAAGTGAAACTCATCACTGATTTGATTTACGAAGGTGGACTTGCTCGTATGCGTTATTCCATCTCTGATACTGCCGAGTATGGAGATTATATCAGCGGACCACGTATCATTGATGCTGGAGTCAAAGCTCGTATGAAAGACGTTCTCACTGATATCCAAAAAGATAAAGGTGCAGCGTTCGCTAAACGTTGGATGGCGGATACAAAAGCTGGATACCCAGAATACAAAAAACTCAAAGAAAAAAATGCAGCCCACCCGATCGAAGCAGTAGGAACAAAACTACGTTCGATGATGAAGTGGCTTGCGAAGTAA
- a CDS encoding thiolase family protein has translation MKVTQKIVLAAPARTPFAQIGKALSNYAGHHLGKLVGEEVMKRSGLKPTDIDGVIVGEGFSNAPNSARVIANLLGLPMEIPCLTVANNCVSGLEAVAEATRRISLGEGKVFLVIGEESQTSMPFVVKNARLNKKTNSLDSLVKLLPNDLPEGVELRDTLEDGLGDGETSFGMQVTAEILAQNYALPRETQDKVAYESFKRAFDATQEGRYKPYIMEVKDDEGNMLQADEAVLLREGLVKNPTRMGRAMLLFDNPQMKFDQFKEKYSKYLKKSHGPTLSIFNASPRSDGAAGIIVASEDAAKKLGLTAKAYVNGFNMRGVDPNLMGLGQAEATIALLGETGDKIENIDIIEIHEAFAATAVAALEEIKSRTGLDWEKKFDEKKINPNGGSISIGHPFGATGVRLLHNAIMDFEENKDVKKVLVTACAHGGIAGSMIVERA, from the coding sequence ATGAAAGTAACACAAAAGATAGTACTCGCAGCACCTGCACGAACTCCTTTTGCTCAAATTGGAAAGGCGCTCTCAAATTACGCTGGTCACCACCTTGGTAAACTCGTTGGTGAAGAAGTTATGAAACGCAGTGGTTTGAAACCTACTGATATTGACGGTGTGATCGTTGGAGAAGGTTTTTCTAACGCACCTAACTCGGCACGTGTGATTGCAAACTTGCTTGGACTTCCTATGGAAATTCCATGCCTTACAGTAGCAAACAACTGTGTATCTGGTTTGGAAGCAGTTGCGGAAGCAACTCGTCGTATTTCCCTTGGTGAAGGAAAAGTTTTCCTCGTCATTGGTGAAGAGTCACAAACTTCTATGCCATTTGTTGTAAAAAATGCGCGTCTTAACAAAAAAACAAACAGTTTAGATTCACTTGTAAAACTTCTTCCTAATGACCTTCCTGAAGGAGTAGAACTTCGTGATACACTAGAAGACGGACTTGGTGATGGGGAAACTTCTTTCGGTATGCAAGTAACGGCAGAAATTCTCGCACAAAACTACGCACTTCCACGCGAAACACAAGACAAAGTCGCTTACGAATCTTTCAAACGTGCCTTTGATGCCACTCAAGAAGGTCGTTACAAACCATATATTATGGAAGTGAAAGACGATGAAGGAAACATGTTACAAGCTGACGAAGCAGTTCTTCTTCGTGAAGGTCTTGTGAAAAACCCTACTCGTATGGGTCGCGCGATGTTACTCTTTGACAACCCTCAAATGAAATTTGACCAGTTCAAAGAAAAATACAGCAAATACTTAAAGAAATCTCATGGACCAACTCTTTCTATCTTCAATGCAAGCCCACGTTCTGATGGAGCGGCTGGTATCATTGTAGCATCTGAAGATGCGGCTAAAAAATTAGGTCTTACTGCAAAAGCTTATGTGAATGGTTTTAACATGCGTGGTGTGGATCCAAACCTTATGGGTCTTGGCCAAGCCGAAGCAACGATTGCGCTTCTTGGTGAAACTGGTGATAAAATCGAAAACATCGACATCATCGAAATCCACGAAGCATTTGCTGCGACTGCAGTAGCGGCTCTTGAAGAAATCAAATCTAGAACTGGTCTTGACTGGGAAAAGAAATTTGATGAGAAAAAAATCAACCCGAACGGTGGATCTATCTCCATTGGACACCCGTTTGGTGCTACTGGCGTGAGACTCCTTCACAACGCTATCATGGACTTTGAAGAAAACAAAGACGTGAAAAAAGTGCTAGTGACTGCATGTGCACACGGTGGGATCGCAGGATCAATGATCGTAGAAAGAGCTTAA
- a CDS encoding M23 family metallopeptidase, which translates to MRFGIFILFLIFPAGLLIAKDHSEYCSMDRLCVIYIQDKTGVDIYFQNKIAIKETVTTLSVNAISKNMKSSVKLPLVTVIQGPKRKKLFRLSVNKPNKRWVYQIKFKWILGNFSVHHNPKVVYDLPFEKGMKVRVYQGYKGTKSHQGDNRYSIDFGLKEGDLITAARDGIVIDTEQKNNEGGFEIKYIHSANYVKILHDDGTIGQYAHLRYMGVLVKRGQRVTSGTPLGYAGSTGFSDGPHLHFEVYKPTPHLRKKTIPTKFRTESSDSEVLAEGQLHWRREPNEPMVKTVSDIEEIQICESVQSLEKLGCHSTTFSKSSPLYFYIPLLKPSRYKIQISVRKNGTTISKLYNWETNPEWWDTFLDVQLEDPSESLEGEWTAVISIDGVIQKEMQFQIMSVM; encoded by the coding sequence ATGAGATTTGGCATATTCATTCTATTTTTGATTTTCCCTGCGGGACTTTTGATTGCCAAAGATCATTCAGAGTATTGTTCCATGGACAGACTTTGTGTTATTTATATTCAAGATAAAACAGGGGTGGATATTTACTTTCAGAATAAAATTGCAATCAAGGAAACTGTTACAACTTTATCGGTGAACGCAATTTCTAAGAATATGAAAAGCAGTGTCAAACTTCCTCTTGTGACAGTCATACAAGGACCTAAAAGGAAAAAACTCTTTCGGCTGAGTGTAAACAAACCAAACAAACGTTGGGTTTACCAAATCAAATTCAAATGGATACTTGGAAATTTTTCAGTCCACCATAATCCAAAAGTAGTATATGATTTGCCTTTTGAAAAAGGAATGAAGGTTCGAGTTTACCAGGGTTATAAGGGTACAAAAAGCCACCAGGGTGATAACCGTTATTCGATTGATTTTGGTTTGAAGGAAGGGGACTTGATCACGGCCGCCAGAGATGGAATTGTGATCGATACGGAACAAAAAAATAACGAAGGAGGATTTGAAATCAAATACATCCATTCGGCAAATTACGTAAAAATCCTCCATGACGATGGAACAATCGGGCAGTATGCGCATCTACGTTATATGGGAGTTCTTGTCAAACGAGGCCAGAGGGTTACCTCCGGAACTCCACTTGGATATGCTGGAAGTACAGGATTTAGCGACGGGCCTCACCTTCATTTTGAAGTTTATAAACCAACGCCCCACTTACGTAAAAAAACGATTCCAACAAAATTTCGGACAGAATCTTCCGACTCGGAAGTCCTTGCGGAAGGACAACTCCATTGGAGGCGGGAACCAAACGAACCAATGGTCAAAACTGTCTCCGACATTGAGGAAATCCAAATTTGCGAATCGGTTCAAAGTTTAGAAAAATTGGGCTGTCATTCCACAACATTTTCCAAAAGTTCCCCTCTTTACTTTTATATTCCTCTTTTGAAACCATCTCGTTATAAGATACAAATTTCCGTTCGTAAAAATGGCACGACTATTTCTAAATTGTATAATTGGGAGACAAATCCTGAATGGTGGGATACTTTTTTAGATGTTCAACTGGAAGACCCTTCCGAATCTTTAGAAGGTGAGTGGACAGCGGTGATCTCAATTGACGGTGTGATACAAAAGGAAATGCAGTTCCAGATAATGAGTGTAATGTGA
- a CDS encoding M23 family metallopeptidase, whose amino-acid sequence MKNLFFVFILFVSFFRFDLFAETAETENCISEYVCFVVKDIENGFDLYIKNRNPIIYPTNSVMVNVTVKNFKSEHTFPQFLVLKGNESAFVSSFVLEDITKPTFTSFAVHVMIGDRESIHDDSVTYLLPFPAGIRSRVAQAYNGKFSHIGNLKYSVDFILPVGTPILAARKGQVVAVVSNFSEGGIRKDLLSKANYIIILHNDGTLGNYAHLMKDGVLVKVGDFVEAGQMIGYSGNTGFTQGPHLHFEVHKPTRQLDVMTIPTVFKTQNAERETLTQHYLYWHPKDGDLPLRTDILDEDIRLCKYNDRGEKIRCGDTSFRLGENYAIEFEFTKPKNQEIEIHITKDGNSVKPFYYKWKTQNYLDSDSRYFVIPKNVEFIGQWKMRVRINGEEKKTLFFEVNA is encoded by the coding sequence GTGAAGAATCTTTTTTTTGTTTTTATTCTATTCGTTTCATTTTTCAGATTTGATTTATTTGCTGAAACAGCAGAAACCGAAAATTGTATTTCGGAATATGTCTGTTTTGTTGTGAAAGATATTGAGAATGGTTTTGACTTATACATCAAAAATAGAAATCCAATAATTTATCCAACCAATTCAGTGATGGTCAACGTCACTGTTAAAAATTTTAAATCTGAACATACTTTCCCGCAGTTCTTAGTCTTAAAAGGAAACGAATCAGCATTTGTATCTAGTTTTGTTTTAGAAGATATTACTAAACCTACATTCACATCCTTTGCAGTTCATGTGATGATTGGAGATAGAGAAAGTATACATGATGATTCTGTGACTTATTTATTGCCATTCCCAGCTGGGATACGATCTCGTGTGGCTCAAGCTTATAATGGGAAATTTTCTCATATAGGAAATTTAAAATACTCTGTTGATTTTATTTTACCAGTTGGCACTCCCATTCTTGCTGCCAGGAAAGGGCAAGTGGTCGCAGTCGTGTCGAATTTTAGTGAAGGTGGAATTCGCAAAGATTTACTGAGCAAAGCCAATTACATCATCATTTTACATAATGATGGCACTTTGGGAAACTATGCACATTTAATGAAGGACGGGGTTTTGGTAAAGGTTGGTGATTTTGTAGAGGCGGGACAAATGATTGGGTATTCAGGTAACACTGGTTTTACGCAAGGACCACATTTACATTTTGAAGTTCACAAACCCACTCGCCAATTGGATGTTATGACTATACCCACGGTTTTTAAAACTCAAAATGCAGAACGAGAAACCTTAACTCAGCATTATTTATATTGGCATCCCAAAGATGGTGATTTACCACTTCGAACCGACATTTTGGATGAGGACATTCGATTGTGTAAATACAATGATCGTGGAGAAAAAATTCGATGTGGGGATACTTCATTTCGTTTGGGCGAAAACTATGCGATCGAATTTGAATTTACAAAACCTAAAAATCAGGAAATTGAAATTCATATCACAAAGGATGGAAATTCAGTAAAACCTTTTTACTACAAGTGGAAAACCCAAAACTATTTGGATTCAGACAGCCGTTATTTTGTAATTCCTAAAAATGTAGAATTCATTGGTCAGTGGAAGATGCGGGTGCGGATCAACGGAGAAGAAAAAAAGACTCTTTTTTTTGAAGTGAATGCATAA
- a CDS encoding DUF2237 family protein, whose product MDMDESINVLGGPLAPCSTRPLTGFFRDGCCNTSDDDIGSHTVCVLATEEFLESQKQSGNDLITPWPQYAFPGVKPGERWCLCASRWLEAYRNGVAPKVFLESTHKRALEIIPLELLERFAADDFD is encoded by the coding sequence ATGGATATGGATGAATCAATAAATGTGCTGGGCGGACCTCTCGCTCCTTGCTCCACAAGGCCGCTTACTGGATTTTTTCGGGATGGATGCTGTAATACTTCCGACGATGACATCGGCTCTCATACAGTTTGTGTTCTTGCTACGGAAGAATTTTTAGAGTCACAAAAACAAAGCGGCAATGATCTCATCACACCTTGGCCACAATATGCTTTCCCTGGTGTAAAACCTGGGGAACGTTGGTGTCTTTGTGCTTCTAGGTGGTTGGAAGCTTATCGCAATGGGGTAGCTCCTAAGGTGTTTTTAGAATCTACCCACAAACGTGCGTTAGAGATCATCCCTTTGGAGCTTCTAGAAAGATTTGCTGCAGATGATTTTGACTAG
- a CDS encoding glutathione S-transferase N-terminal domain-containing protein, translating to MSPTLYTFPISHFSEKARWGLDLAHYPYELKPLIPGQHIQTLKPLVSDLYVPVLETDTGVIQGSGNIIDLVEEKAFGHKASSEEKQMEEKIDSHIGKSLQTLLYHFILDYPEIVGKLFLLNPSKASDTVGPPEHFDLIALSLKRRYKITPKNLDVVKQSLDECSKELIEIYKTRKFFNGTSFGRVDLTMASLMGMLAEPKESPAYPWFASVQMPESFFTWRKDLGYELLFDKIGEFYKEFRIQSK from the coding sequence ATGAGTCCAACCTTATACACATTTCCCATCTCACATTTTTCTGAAAAAGCTAGATGGGGATTAGACCTCGCCCACTATCCCTATGAACTAAAACCTTTAATCCCCGGACAACACATCCAAACTTTAAAACCTCTTGTCAGTGATTTGTATGTCCCCGTTTTAGAAACCGACACTGGGGTCATCCAAGGTTCTGGCAATATTATTGATTTAGTAGAAGAAAAAGCATTCGGTCACAAAGCTTCTTCGGAAGAAAAACAAATGGAAGAAAAAATAGACTCTCATATTGGAAAGAGCCTACAAACTCTATTGTATCATTTTATCCTGGATTACCCTGAAATTGTTGGGAAATTATTTTTATTAAACCCAAGCAAAGCCAGTGATACAGTCGGACCACCTGAACATTTCGATTTGATTGCATTATCTCTCAAACGAAGATATAAAATCACACCTAAAAACCTAGATGTCGTAAAACAATCGCTAGATGAATGTTCCAAAGAATTAATCGAAATATACAAAACTCGCAAGTTTTTTAATGGAACTTCCTTTGGAAGAGTGGACTTAACCATGGCCAGTCTTATGGGGATGCTTGCAGAACCAAAAGAATCGCCCGCTTACCCTTGGTTTGCTTCTGTACAAATGCCAGAATCTTTTTTCACTTGGAGAAAGGACTTGGGTTATGAATTGTTATTCGATAAAATCGGAGAATTTTATAAAGAGTTTCGAATCCAATCCAAATAG